Genomic window (Actinomycetota bacterium):
GCCCGCGGCGGTGGACGCGCTGGAGCCGGGGGGGCGCGTGGCGGTGCTGGCGTACCACTCGCTGGAAGACCGGATCGTCAAGCGGTTCTTCGCCGATCAGGCACTCGGGTGTGTCTGCCCACCGTCGTTCCCGGTGTGCACCTGTGGCGCCGAGGCACGGGTCCGCGTGTTGACGCGCCGACCGATCACGCCGCCCGCCGAGGAGGTCGAGGCGAACCCTCGTGCGTCCGCGGCCAAGCTGCGCGCCGCCGAACGCCTGCAGCCCGCCGTCGTCGCGCCCCTGCAAGAGAGGAGGCCCGCATGAGCGCGATCCGCTCCCGCAGACACGCCGAGGGTGAATCTGCCACGAAGACGTCGCTGAAGATCGTCCCGCGTCGCAAGGGCAGGGGGCTTATCAAGAGAACGGGCGCGCGTCGCTTCGCGCCGCTCACGATCCTCGGGGCGATCGCGATCGGCGCCATCGTCGCGGCGATCCTGCTCGAGCAAGTGGTGCTGGCTCAGTCGGCCTTCAAACTGACGAAGATCCGCAACGAGCTCGCGAGGGCGGAAGAGAATCGGGAGGTGCTGATGCTCGAAGCCGCCAAGCTGGACAGCGCCGCCCGGATCGAGCGGTACGCGCGCGAGACGCTGGGGATGATCGACCCCGAGCCGCACAACGTGCGCTACATCGTCGCGGACATCCGGCCGCGCGGCAGCGGCGGCCTCGAGGTCGCGGCGGGTGACCCCTATCAAGCACAGCGGAAGGCGGCGGCCGCTGCCGTCGGCGTCGGCGTCGGTCACACGCCCTGATGCCGCCTCGGCGCACCGGCGGAACCTCGGGTAGGCCGACCGCTCGCCGGTCGGCCTCTTCTGTAGCGAGACGCAGTCGGAGGCCGCGCTCCCGCTCGCCAAGACGCCTCGTCGTGATGTTCTTCGTCTTCACCCTCGCCTTCATGGGCATGGCGTCGCGGCTGTTCGTGCTCCAGATCGTCGAAGGTCCCGGATACGCCAAGCTCGCCGTTGCGCAGAGGGACCGCGTCATCGAGTTCCCAGCGCGCCGCGGTGCGATCCTGGACCGGGAGGGCGAGCCGCTCGCGATCTCGGTCGACCTCCACACGGTCTGGACAGATCCGCAGCATGTCACGGATCCCGCCGGTCAGGCGGTCAAGCTCGCCCCCGTGCTCGGGCTGGATGCGCGCGAGCTGGCCGAGAAGCTCGCCTGTGAGTGCCGCTTCCAGTACCTCGCCCGCCAGGTGGGCCCAAAGGTGGCGCAGAAGGTGAAGAAGCTGGACCTCCCCGGCATCTACCTGGAGGCGGAGCCGAAGCGCTACTACCCAGGCCGGCGCCTCGCGTCGCACGTGTTGGGCTTCGTCGACATCGACGGCCGCGGGCTCGAAGGCATCGAGGCGCAGTACGACGGGATCCTTCAGGGCACCCCGGGGTCGATGACGCTGGAGCAGGACCCCGCCGGGCACGCGCTGCCGCAGGCGGAGTTCAAGCACGAGCGACCTCGGCCCGGGCGCTCTTTGCTCCTCACGATCGACAAGGAGCTCCAGTACTTCACGCAAGCGACTCTCGCGGAGGCAACCAGCGCCTTCAGCGCAGACGGCGGGACCGCGATAGTGATGAGGCCTCAGACGGGCGAGATCCTGGCGCTCGCGAACGTCCCAGACTTCGACCCGAACAACCCAGGCGGATTCTCCGAGCTCGACCGGCGCAACCGCGCGGTCACCGATGTGTATGAGCCCGGGTCCGCGTACAAGATCGTGACCGCGTCCGGCGCTCTAGAGGAGAAGGTCGTGACGCCCAGGACGCCGTTCGTCGTCCCGGACTCCTTCGCGTACTCGGACCGCGTCTTCCACGACTCGCACCCGCACCCGACCGAGAAGATGACGGTCGCCGAGATCATCCACGAGTCGTCTAACGTCGGGACCATCCAGATCGGCCTCAAGCTGGGCGGCAAGAAGCTGGACGCGTACGTGCGCAGGTTCGGCTTCGGGAGCAAGACCGGGCTCGACTTCCCCGGTGAGTCACCCGGCATCGTCCTCGACCGCAGCGACTGGAGCGGCCCGACCATCGCGACGATTCCCATCGGCCAGGGCATCGCGGTCACCCCGCTTCAGATGGCGGTTGCGTACTCGACGATCGCCAACGAGGGCGTATGGGTCGAGCCGAAGCTGCTGGCGGCGACCATGGCCGACAACGCCCGCCTCCAGCCATCGCCCCCACCTGCGACGCGCAGGGTCGTGTCGCGGGCGACCGCTCAGAAGGTGACGAAGATCCTCGCGGGCGTGACCGAGAAGGGGACCGGCATCGAGGCGCAGATCCCCGGCTATGCGGTCGCGGGCAAGACCGGCACCGCACAGAAGCCACTGGACACGGGCGGCTACGGAAACTCCTATATCGGCTCGTTCGCCGGGTTCGCGCCGGCGAACCGACCGGCGGTGGTGGTGATCGTCGTGCTCGACGAGCCGAGTCCGATCTGGGGTGGCTCAACGGCCGCTCCGACCTTCAAGACCATCATGCAGTTCGCCCTGCGTCACCTCGGCGTGGCCCCTACGGGGAACGCTGAGAGAGCCGCCCGCGAGATCCAGGCGGAGCAGGCCGGCGACGCCCAGACCTACGACTAGCATCGCTGCGATGGATCAAACGCAGCGCGCAGCCACACTCGCGTCCCTGGCCTCCTTCTCCGGCGATCTGTTCGAGGCGGTAAGCGGCACCGGCGATACGGTGGTCCGCGGGCTCTCCTATGACTCGAGAAGCGTCGCACGCGGGGACCTCTTCTTCTGCGTCCCGGGGGCCACCACCGACGGCCACAGGTTCGCCAGCGCGGCGGTGGAGGCCGGCGCGGTGGCACTGTGCGTACAACGGGCGCAGCCGCTGGAGGTGCCCCAGCTGGTCGTCACCGACGTGCGCCGAGCGATGGGTCGGATAGCTGCGGGGTTCTTCGGGTCTCCCGCGGAACGCCTGACGGTGCTCGGCGTGACCGGGACCAACGGCAAGACGACGACAGCGTTCCTGCTGGAGTCGATCCTGCGCGCGGCGGGTCACAAGACGGGGCTGATCGGGACGATCGAGACGCGGGTGGGCGGCCGCGTGAAAGCCGGGGTGCGGACGACGCCGGAGTCGCTGGACCTGCAGAGGCTCTTCGCAGATATGGTCGCG
Coding sequences:
- a CDS encoding cell division protein FtsL; the protein is MSAIRSRRHAEGESATKTSLKIVPRRKGRGLIKRTGARRFAPLTILGAIAIGAIVAAILLEQVVLAQSAFKLTKIRNELARAEENREVLMLEAAKLDSAARIERYARETLGMIDPEPHNVRYIVADIRPRGSGGLEVAAGDPYQAQRKAAAAAVGVGVGHTP
- a CDS encoding penicillin-binding protein 2, with the translated sequence MFFVFTLAFMGMASRLFVLQIVEGPGYAKLAVAQRDRVIEFPARRGAILDREGEPLAISVDLHTVWTDPQHVTDPAGQAVKLAPVLGLDARELAEKLACECRFQYLARQVGPKVAQKVKKLDLPGIYLEAEPKRYYPGRRLASHVLGFVDIDGRGLEGIEAQYDGILQGTPGSMTLEQDPAGHALPQAEFKHERPRPGRSLLLTIDKELQYFTQATLAEATSAFSADGGTAIVMRPQTGEILALANVPDFDPNNPGGFSELDRRNRAVTDVYEPGSAYKIVTASGALEEKVVTPRTPFVVPDSFAYSDRVFHDSHPHPTEKMTVAEIIHESSNVGTIQIGLKLGGKKLDAYVRRFGFGSKTGLDFPGESPGIVLDRSDWSGPTIATIPIGQGIAVTPLQMAVAYSTIANEGVWVEPKLLAATMADNARLQPSPPPATRRVVSRATAQKVTKILAGVTEKGTGIEAQIPGYAVAGKTGTAQKPLDTGGYGNSYIGSFAGFAPANRPAVVVIVVLDEPSPIWGGSTAAPTFKTIMQFALRHLGVAPTGNAERAAREIQAEQAGDAQTYD